One Myxococcus stipitatus DNA segment encodes these proteins:
- a CDS encoding TIGR02269 family lipoprotein, whose translation MLEAVAHAAEDTRSGGTSMAMLRVWWVVLLCLLGGCASAPVAGRVELPREDDSAEDCTEAAEEDDDEGCVTVACVGDTCGLYQCEDVSSAPLALRGGGVAAPMVGVGTSPQRYWGAPQVMPGREPVFVIRWHRREELPSQKALRKAREAWEKVPKEKHHIFPRAFEKYFEEQGINIHEYALAIDVKRHKEIHGGGAEGAPWNKDWSDYIERLNKRLPKRETRRLLFERAGYLIQKYRLVGMPMSYWQQLTANMRLAEDG comes from the coding sequence GTGCTCGAGGCCGTCGCGCATGCCGCCGAGGACACCAGGTCCGGGGGGACTTCCATGGCGATGTTGCGTGTGTGGTGGGTGGTGCTGCTGTGCTTGCTGGGCGGCTGCGCGTCGGCGCCCGTCGCTGGGCGCGTCGAGCTGCCGCGCGAGGACGACTCCGCGGAGGACTGCACCGAGGCGGCTGAGGAGGACGACGACGAGGGGTGCGTCACCGTGGCGTGCGTTGGTGACACCTGTGGCCTGTACCAATGCGAGGACGTGTCGTCCGCGCCGCTGGCCCTCCGAGGTGGTGGCGTCGCGGCGCCGATGGTGGGCGTTGGCACCTCACCTCAGCGTTACTGGGGCGCCCCGCAGGTCATGCCCGGCCGCGAGCCGGTGTTCGTCATACGTTGGCACCGGCGGGAGGAACTCCCATCACAGAAGGCACTCCGCAAGGCGCGCGAGGCGTGGGAGAAGGTCCCGAAGGAGAAACACCACATCTTCCCTCGCGCTTTTGAGAAGTACTTCGAGGAGCAGGGCATCAATATCCACGAGTATGCCCTCGCCATCGACGTGAAGCGTCACAAGGAGATTCACGGGGGGGGGGCCGAAGGCGCACCGTGGAACAAGGACTGGTCCGATTACATCGAGCGCCTCAACAAGCGTCTCCCGAAGCGAGAGACGAGGCGCCTTCTCTTCGAGCGCGCCGGCTACCTCATTCAGAAGTACCGTCTCGTCGGGATGCCCATGTCGTACTGGCAGCAGCTCACTGCGAACATGCGTCTTGCGGAGGATGGGTGA
- a CDS encoding RHS repeat-associated core domain-containing protein — protein MRSPIFTALVLLALGTASAASPDGHLSQTAPTGNTGGDLSVTSTGQAVASIPIQVPPGIGALSPSVSIHYSSHTESGELGVGFSLAATSSIKRCGRILSDDAALHAITFRDEVNESLPEFPADWLCLDGMRLVGMKNGLKIGRVYRKYSDDGSRVIARTSDDGRPGFELQLPDGSSHFYGTDDQSRVYSFDIDAAGGPVKKPYEWKLTRVRDPHGNAMTYHYVFTDNLTDPLGTHSRLDHRLSEIRYVNNTRRVTFQYERLPQEEIFNGFFSFTRYRQSFRLKSISTFAPSAIATAGERMVRNYILTYTNSASTTKRSLLQSIQECVQENGAAVCKRATEFTWQAGGYYGDILLDDKDEDFAFDQRLFPVHGIPEQDHEAVFQMLQLDGNQDGTTDILVAPWWEGGGQAQTWSFWAIRPSPQDSQIIDTDIPVRAPLPIPQEPVEVCDYAKNCHTYLLPGDAVSSATFELDGDDRTDVLVPFGNHSDQPLLWGFAPNIQVLRQTPGLPQGFSVADTYAPYANHALIVAPGDFNGDGLSDLMVCAESDTRDSYFDPKNGSKTLPPGLEGSTLYQGHWVYLENRSYLNPYTFTPVTLTTFPCSAMDKIHVMDFDGDGTDNLLTISGYDRSGAHLASKPGEWPPLWENGAWFSPEQLRGKTYQALVFHRKLGQHAQEYDFYTRNTGLPFDYYQRLHAANGGNRACLEWYGALCRGNADSESKVGDVNGDGFPDVVRFESEATLAANGLSPFVNQKDGKLLPDVGAAWAGRIEVWLNIGGFFVRSHDWMQTLGATSYHAQFLSARLVDWDRDGRDELLIRNGVPSDTNAQPMVIKYPLQAGAPLQWSMTTLPPLPWLMDERALSLGDYNADGLTDVLVRTRNPDNDSDPSNNPWLLDFHVRKGDVPDLMQRLTNGNGASWMALYKPMSDLDVYREAFVPFPGLESAVDSRRVFDTRPLVAALLSPTGISPTVGSRKTDYFYSNAQQFLQSHQFLGFEHRSVRDDGATGPDAPPLDAFNVRLETYSTRTALINYNGRAAPHAGKLLQSVTIRSDSNPGGPDFAVLTQNQYTLVPRADFHGDPDWQVAPDWFGPCGFLVNQGQCPSYFFSTLTRSTEVRTFEKFDSWSWTYGGFHWTKLTPEQFAELADADAQVGIFPLKHTKRGYSSFPDAENPNIHHDYDELGFPTRFYSEDLVSGSRYETDLTYEHRLGPWQLGLVREEKVTHKLPGSLPESRTRTVQTTYTPQGEPNLVIVEPTQAEYRYSTRYGYDSFGNTSTVLTWDGEGNERGLTLQYGSDGVFPVTTTNGLGHTSTRLWEPGMGLVLSSTSPDGVKSISDYDGFGRPTFNQTWSQNTAMTPGTSITYEPLAFMPPRVIVEAPGLGYSETTFDELGRPVQSVSKGFKGEYEVANYADYDYRGRLVRVSHPAKTGESPVWTRMEYDNRDRIIERVDPGNIEGVITTRWQYDGLKTTQIDPDGNRTWLLSDTRGNIVRTADGHREDAPSTATEMCYRYGHFEGLYRIEPCQPTALRAPTLFLLDLYNRRLAMEDKQTGQQTFDYDPLGQLRTSLDARGQTLIYEYDDLGRPTTIVDSEGGSATWTYDVTRPGFLHQAVSRDGIAMTHLYDAFGRSVSTDWNIDGEVFRMQTAYDAFGRPGSLRYPTQFTVTMQYDDFGNLLRLNGIENPAAGFNLWEQLRADPYGGVEEERFGNGIVTTRTFHEETGRLESIRSVFQPQGAATTVQDLRVEWTKTLDLRKRVDALANQSESFIYDPKHRLLETKATKGGATHDASFTYDRFGNLLERPDVGTYTYHDERLQSAGDASFWYNENGELIARSVDGVNTALTYDPLGRVKSIFSLPAYELEFDYDANGNRVRRFDGQSGLETLTIGDWYRRERNVKEPLNSARHTHLVKVGNATIAELTRVYDGQGTIVDSDTHFLLADELGSTTVVTDDTGAVVERRSYTAWGQPRDPLDWTQSALFSTASLVTRGFTGHEGRDDGGFTFMRGRMYDPSVGRFISPDPIVQSPFALADLNRYSYAWNNPTSVTDPTGLCEETGWSGPGTQGTGGGLSFRLPGGCRGEGGGGGSSDPLIPEHGGDSGPGSGGGGGGNGGANPLNPGNSQHEYSRPKANVDPVPVPSNEAAAAPVQAQRDAPAPSKRQRKASAALERARQLYELEKRLHETASAIAQAEQAMRGLSFNLEQFDHRALEIQKAAHEMSARDAKDREARELRQKERAKERRRFNRLISRWSRRVALGLAAVGAGMSAPVAVGLGAFGVGLGYFTQSVTADTSSFTTIANHTATLGTMDDLAALRYGARFGTLGSLTGMFGIVQGLSDELMDWLTPEE, from the coding sequence ATGAGATCCCCCATATTCACAGCGCTGGTGCTGCTGGCCCTCGGCACGGCCAGCGCCGCCAGCCCAGATGGTCACCTGAGTCAAACAGCGCCCACGGGCAACACCGGCGGCGACCTGTCCGTGACGTCGACAGGCCAGGCGGTGGCGTCCATTCCCATCCAGGTCCCTCCTGGCATCGGCGCCCTGTCCCCTTCCGTCAGCATCCACTACAGCAGCCACACCGAAAGCGGGGAGCTGGGCGTGGGGTTCTCCCTCGCCGCGACCTCGAGCATCAAACGCTGTGGCCGCATCCTGAGCGACGACGCGGCGCTCCACGCCATCACCTTCAGGGACGAGGTGAACGAGAGCCTCCCCGAGTTCCCCGCGGACTGGCTCTGCCTCGACGGCATGCGGCTGGTCGGCATGAAGAACGGGCTGAAGATCGGCCGCGTCTACCGCAAGTACAGCGACGACGGCAGCCGGGTCATCGCGCGGACCTCGGATGACGGTCGCCCCGGCTTCGAGCTGCAATTGCCGGATGGCTCGAGCCACTTCTACGGCACGGACGACCAGAGCCGCGTCTACAGCTTCGACATCGACGCGGCGGGAGGCCCCGTCAAGAAGCCCTACGAATGGAAGCTGACCCGCGTCCGGGACCCACACGGCAACGCGATGACCTATCACTACGTCTTCACGGACAACCTCACCGACCCGCTGGGGACGCACTCCCGCCTGGACCACCGGCTGAGCGAAATCCGGTACGTCAACAACACGCGCCGCGTCACCTTCCAGTACGAGCGCCTGCCCCAGGAGGAGATCTTCAACGGCTTCTTCTCGTTCACCCGCTACCGGCAGTCCTTCCGGCTCAAGAGCATCTCGACCTTCGCGCCGTCCGCCATCGCCACCGCTGGCGAGCGCATGGTGCGCAACTACATCCTCACCTACACCAACAGCGCGTCGACGACGAAGCGCTCCCTCCTGCAGAGCATCCAGGAGTGCGTCCAGGAGAACGGCGCCGCTGTCTGCAAGCGCGCCACCGAGTTCACCTGGCAGGCCGGCGGCTATTACGGAGACATCCTCCTCGATGACAAGGACGAGGACTTCGCCTTCGACCAGAGGCTCTTCCCCGTACACGGCATCCCCGAGCAGGACCACGAGGCCGTGTTCCAGATGCTCCAGCTCGACGGCAACCAGGATGGGACCACCGACATCCTGGTCGCCCCCTGGTGGGAGGGCGGCGGGCAGGCCCAGACCTGGAGCTTCTGGGCCATCCGTCCCTCTCCGCAGGACTCGCAGATCATCGACACCGACATCCCGGTGAGGGCCCCGCTGCCGATTCCCCAGGAGCCGGTCGAGGTCTGTGATTACGCCAAGAACTGCCACACCTACCTGCTGCCCGGAGACGCCGTCTCCAGCGCGACCTTCGAGCTGGACGGTGATGACCGCACGGACGTCCTGGTCCCCTTCGGCAACCACTCCGACCAGCCGCTGCTGTGGGGATTCGCGCCGAACATCCAGGTGCTGCGGCAGACTCCAGGCCTCCCCCAGGGCTTCTCCGTCGCGGACACCTATGCCCCCTATGCCAATCACGCCTTGATCGTCGCCCCTGGTGACTTCAACGGCGACGGGCTCTCCGACCTGATGGTGTGCGCCGAGAGCGACACCCGAGACTCTTATTTCGACCCGAAGAACGGCTCCAAGACGCTGCCGCCGGGCCTGGAGGGCTCGACCCTGTATCAGGGGCACTGGGTCTACCTGGAGAACAGGAGCTACCTCAATCCCTACACCTTCACGCCGGTGACGCTGACGACCTTCCCGTGCTCCGCCATGGACAAGATCCATGTCATGGACTTCGACGGCGACGGCACGGACAACCTGCTGACCATCAGCGGCTATGACCGCAGCGGGGCCCACCTCGCGTCCAAGCCCGGCGAGTGGCCTCCCTTGTGGGAGAACGGCGCGTGGTTCAGCCCGGAGCAACTGCGCGGCAAGACCTACCAGGCCCTCGTCTTCCACCGGAAGCTCGGCCAGCACGCCCAGGAGTACGACTTCTACACCCGGAACACGGGGCTGCCGTTCGACTACTACCAGCGCCTGCACGCCGCCAACGGTGGCAACCGCGCCTGCCTGGAGTGGTACGGCGCCCTGTGCCGGGGCAACGCCGACAGCGAAAGCAAGGTGGGCGACGTCAACGGCGATGGGTTCCCGGACGTGGTCCGCTTCGAATCCGAGGCCACCCTCGCGGCGAACGGCCTGAGCCCCTTCGTGAACCAGAAGGACGGCAAGCTGCTCCCGGATGTCGGCGCGGCCTGGGCCGGGCGCATCGAGGTGTGGCTCAACATCGGCGGCTTCTTCGTGCGCAGCCATGACTGGATGCAGACGCTCGGCGCCACCTCGTACCACGCGCAGTTCCTCTCCGCGCGCCTCGTCGACTGGGACCGCGATGGTCGCGACGAGCTGCTGATTCGCAACGGCGTCCCCTCGGACACCAACGCCCAGCCCATGGTCATCAAGTATCCGCTCCAGGCGGGCGCGCCCCTCCAATGGAGCATGACGACGCTGCCGCCGCTCCCCTGGCTGATGGACGAGCGCGCGCTCTCGCTGGGTGACTACAACGCCGACGGCCTCACCGACGTGCTGGTGCGCACCCGCAACCCCGACAACGACAGCGACCCGTCCAACAACCCCTGGCTGCTGGACTTCCACGTCCGCAAGGGCGACGTCCCCGACCTGATGCAGCGACTCACCAACGGGAACGGCGCGAGCTGGATGGCGCTCTACAAGCCCATGTCCGACCTGGACGTCTACCGCGAGGCCTTCGTCCCGTTCCCGGGGCTGGAGAGCGCCGTGGACTCCAGACGGGTCTTCGACACCCGTCCCCTCGTGGCCGCCCTCCTCTCACCGACAGGCATCTCGCCCACGGTCGGCTCGCGGAAGACCGATTACTTCTACAGCAACGCGCAGCAGTTCCTCCAGAGTCACCAGTTCCTCGGCTTCGAGCATCGCAGCGTCCGCGACGACGGGGCCACCGGCCCCGACGCGCCGCCCCTGGACGCCTTCAACGTGCGCCTCGAGACCTATTCGACCCGCACCGCGCTCATCAATTACAACGGCCGGGCCGCGCCCCATGCCGGCAAGCTGCTGCAATCCGTCACGATCCGGAGTGATTCGAACCCGGGGGGCCCCGATTTCGCCGTCCTGACGCAGAACCAATACACCCTGGTTCCCCGAGCGGACTTCCACGGCGACCCGGACTGGCAGGTGGCGCCCGACTGGTTCGGCCCCTGCGGCTTCCTGGTCAACCAGGGCCAGTGCCCGTCCTATTTCTTCTCCACCCTGACGCGCTCCACGGAGGTGAGGACCTTCGAGAAGTTCGACTCCTGGAGCTGGACCTATGGCGGGTTCCACTGGACGAAGCTGACGCCGGAGCAGTTCGCGGAGTTGGCGGACGCGGACGCCCAGGTCGGCATCTTCCCGCTGAAGCACACCAAGCGCGGGTACTCCTCGTTCCCCGACGCCGAGAACCCGAACATCCACCACGACTATGACGAGCTGGGCTTCCCGACGCGCTTCTACTCCGAGGACCTCGTCTCCGGCTCGCGGTACGAGACCGACCTGACCTACGAACACCGGCTCGGTCCGTGGCAGCTGGGCCTCGTCCGCGAAGAGAAGGTCACCCACAAGCTCCCCGGCTCCCTGCCGGAGTCCAGGACGCGCACGGTCCAGACCACGTACACGCCCCAGGGAGAGCCCAACCTCGTCATCGTCGAGCCCACCCAGGCCGAGTACCGCTACAGCACCCGCTATGGGTATGACTCGTTCGGCAACACGTCCACCGTCCTGACCTGGGACGGCGAGGGCAACGAGCGCGGCCTCACCCTCCAGTACGGCTCGGACGGCGTCTTCCCCGTCACCACCACCAACGGGCTGGGACACACCTCCACGCGCCTCTGGGAACCGGGCATGGGACTCGTCCTCTCCTCCACCTCACCGGATGGGGTGAAGTCCATCAGCGACTACGACGGCTTCGGGCGCCCGACCTTCAACCAGACCTGGAGCCAGAACACGGCGATGACGCCGGGCACGTCCATCACCTACGAGCCCCTGGCGTTCATGCCCCCCAGGGTCATCGTCGAGGCCCCGGGCCTCGGCTACTCGGAGACGACCTTCGACGAGCTGGGCCGCCCGGTGCAGTCCGTCAGCAAGGGCTTCAAGGGAGAGTACGAGGTCGCCAACTATGCCGACTACGACTATCGCGGCCGCCTGGTGCGCGTGTCCCATCCGGCGAAGACCGGCGAGTCCCCTGTCTGGACGCGCATGGAATATGACAACCGCGACCGCATCATCGAGCGCGTCGACCCGGGGAACATCGAAGGGGTCATCACGACGCGGTGGCAATATGACGGCTTGAAGACGACGCAGATCGACCCGGACGGCAACCGGACGTGGCTCCTCTCCGACACGCGCGGGAACATCGTGCGCACGGCGGACGGACACAGGGAGGATGCCCCGAGCACCGCGACCGAGATGTGCTACCGCTACGGCCACTTCGAGGGTCTGTACCGGATCGAACCCTGCCAGCCGACCGCCCTGCGCGCCCCGACCCTGTTCCTGCTGGACCTCTACAACCGGCGGCTGGCGATGGAAGACAAGCAGACGGGGCAGCAGACCTTCGACTACGACCCGCTCGGGCAGCTGCGGACCTCGCTCGACGCGCGCGGCCAGACGCTCATCTACGAGTATGACGACCTGGGGCGGCCGACGACCATCGTGGACTCGGAGGGAGGCAGCGCGACATGGACCTATGACGTGACCCGTCCCGGGTTCCTGCACCAGGCGGTCTCGCGCGACGGAATCGCGATGACCCACCTGTACGATGCGTTCGGGCGGTCGGTCTCCACGGACTGGAACATCGACGGCGAGGTCTTCCGGATGCAGACGGCCTATGACGCGTTCGGCAGGCCGGGAAGCCTGCGCTACCCGACCCAGTTCACCGTGACGATGCAGTACGACGACTTCGGGAACCTGCTGCGCCTCAATGGCATCGAGAACCCCGCGGCGGGCTTCAACCTGTGGGAGCAGCTGCGAGCGGACCCCTACGGCGGCGTCGAGGAGGAGCGCTTCGGCAATGGCATCGTCACGACGCGGACCTTCCACGAGGAGACCGGGCGGCTCGAGTCGATCCGCTCCGTGTTCCAGCCCCAGGGCGCGGCCACCACCGTGCAGGACCTGCGGGTGGAATGGACCAAGACCCTGGACCTGCGCAAGCGGGTCGACGCGCTCGCCAACCAGAGCGAGTCCTTCATCTACGACCCGAAGCACCGCCTCCTGGAGACGAAGGCCACGAAGGGAGGCGCCACCCACGACGCGAGCTTCACGTACGACCGGTTCGGCAACCTGCTGGAGCGCCCGGATGTCGGCACCTACACCTATCACGACGAGCGCCTGCAGAGCGCGGGGGACGCCTCGTTCTGGTACAACGAAAACGGCGAGCTGATTGCCCGCTCGGTCGATGGCGTCAACACGGCGCTGACGTATGACCCGCTCGGACGCGTCAAATCCATCTTCAGCCTGCCGGCATACGAGCTGGAGTTCGACTACGACGCGAACGGCAACCGCGTGCGCCGCTTCGACGGGCAGAGCGGGCTCGAGACGCTGACCATCGGCGATTGGTATCGGCGTGAGCGGAACGTGAAGGAGCCCTTGAACTCGGCGCGGCACACGCACCTGGTCAAGGTCGGCAACGCGACCATCGCCGAGCTGACACGCGTCTACGACGGCCAGGGAACCATCGTCGACTCCGACACCCACTTCCTGCTCGCGGACGAGCTGGGCTCGACCACCGTCGTGACGGACGACACGGGCGCGGTGGTGGAGCGGCGCAGCTACACCGCCTGGGGCCAGCCACGAGATCCGCTCGACTGGACGCAGTCCGCGCTGTTCAGCACCGCCTCCCTGGTCACCCGGGGCTTCACCGGTCACGAGGGCCGCGACGATGGGGGCTTCACCTTCATGCGAGGGCGGATGTACGACCCGTCGGTGGGGCGCTTCATCAGCCCCGACCCCATCGTCCAATCTCCCTTCGCGCTCGCGGACCTCAACCGCTACAGCTACGCCTGGAACAACCCGACGAGCGTGACCGACCCGACCGGCCTGTGCGAGGAGACAGGCTGGAGCGGACCGGGCACCCAAGGCACCGGCGGCGGACTCTCGTTCCGCCTCCCCGGAGGGTGTCGCGGCGAAGGCGGAGGCGGCGGTAGCAGCGACCCGCTCATTCCCGAGCATGGCGGCGACTCAGGGCCCGGCTCTGGCGGCGGAGGAGGCGGCAACGGCGGGGCCAACCCGCTCAACCCCGGCAACTCCCAGCACGAGTACTCGCGGCCCAAGGCGAACGTCGACCCCGTTCCCGTGCCCTCCAACGAGGCGGCCGCGGCCCCGGTGCAGGCCCAGCGTGACGCGCCGGCGCCCTCCAAGCGGCAAAGGAAGGCATCCGCCGCGCTGGAGCGGGCAAGGCAGCTGTACGAACTGGAGAAGCGCTTGCACGAGACCGCCAGCGCGATTGCACAGGCGGAGCAGGCGATGCGTGGACTCTCCTTCAACCTCGAGCAATTCGACCATCGCGCCCTCGAAATCCAGAAGGCCGCGCATGAGATGAGCGCCCGGGACGCGAAGGACCGCGAGGCCCGGGAGCTCCGGCAGAAGGAGCGAGCGAAGGAGCGCCGGCGGTTCAATCGCCTCATCTCGCGGTGGTCGCGACGCGTGGCCTTGGGCCTGGCCGCCGTCGGGGCGGGCATGAGCGCACCGGTGGCAGTGGGTCTCGGGGCTTTCGGTGTAGGGCTCGGGTACTTCACGCAGTCGGTCACCGCGGATACCAGTTCCTTCACCACGATTGCGAACCATACCGCCACCCTGGGAACCATGGACGACCTGGCCGCCCTCCGCTACGGAGCGAGGTTCGGAACGCTAGGCTCCTTGACGGGCATGTTCGGCATCGTCCAGGGCCTGTCCGACGAACTCATGGACTGGCTCACGCCAGAAGAGTGA
- a CDS encoding PPC domain-containing protein, producing MLRRHALILTLLLLGGLTACGASSDGDANEDGLNTTDSGTGGIDSGANDADGGLGSSDAGGGSDAGTQETDGGTGTPDAGPKTVFLQNGVAYGPLTGTAGTGLLFRLQVLSGNNHQQLEVVTSGGTGDVALYLRYGQVVTPATATCTSSQVGNEERCFVTLPQGGAWYILVQGVTDFSGVTVKATSSTPATPLIELQNDVARTGLSSDGSTPLQFTLEVPADQERVDFETAGGTGNASLYVKALAPPTTSSSDCASTGSGNDESCGLLTPRAGTWHGILTGTFEGLTLKGTYRPLPAPTALSSGVSTTVRADEYFALEVPSANQVVRFTLTGGAADFYVSQNRRPTTTEADCKFVQSQETNKVCEFFAPTAGKWFVWVRAPSSTVTLTGTAYPTQALTDTTVTNISGDAETRSYYRLDVPAGKTELRVRLSGAGANATLKVRGNAPPSEQTSPCPIQSGAALCQQSSPAPGTYLVLVQGTGPFSGASLDAVLNSPSVAEAVLLTDGVPVRVQGRAYEQKLLKFEMPAGVSKVEFDTLSFRHDPDSVMSTGNLGYLYVQQGAVPNQSSTACQLGCTLQNPAAGTWYLLVTDSTDHDSAIRVTTSRVLPFLMNDVQEGHHNWREAKPIIRTYKLEVPVGAAELMVTLEDATQVITAIMTVKQGDGTTVCSRNSYNPVCRIIAPVAGTWTISLQTSVNAVLWARYVMSPGEGVPSLTNGVPLRNIQKQASVNKYLFWKLEVPAGQDVLTFTRSGGGPQLAIDYMTVQKDRRPTKTDHACEGDTCIITNPEPGTWFVALQLFNDETRGLQVTGRYYQTGTVWDLQQGQPVHDLLGLAQSRQYWKIDVPAGQTSLTFTDNHAYATKYVKYGALPGGTAAEQCEPSCTITNPSAGSWYVLLQGHYLYDFSETRLSADYSTTPDDGVPLLTDEVEVYLRAAKETAFDKTYKIRAPPGSNGLRVTLRRPVETSASNYTGLYVRKGAAPTPSQYDCYYDAPFWSYGACNVTAGEGMYYVRVVRLAPNQELSTDMLPQVE from the coding sequence ATGCTCCGTAGACACGCACTCATCCTGACGTTGCTGCTCCTGGGAGGGCTCACTGCCTGCGGCGCTTCGTCCGACGGCGACGCGAACGAAGACGGCCTGAACACAACGGATTCGGGCACGGGTGGAATCGACTCGGGGGCCAACGACGCCGATGGCGGACTGGGGTCATCGGACGCGGGCGGTGGTTCGGACGCCGGCACACAGGAGACAGACGGCGGCACGGGCACCCCCGACGCCGGACCCAAGACGGTCTTCCTGCAGAATGGCGTCGCCTACGGTCCACTCACGGGTACGGCCGGCACGGGGCTCCTCTTCCGGCTCCAGGTGCTCTCCGGAAACAACCACCAGCAACTGGAAGTGGTGACGTCCGGGGGGACGGGCGATGTCGCCCTGTACCTCCGTTATGGACAGGTGGTCACTCCGGCGACGGCGACCTGCACGAGCTCCCAGGTCGGAAACGAGGAGCGCTGCTTCGTCACGCTGCCGCAGGGCGGCGCCTGGTACATCCTGGTCCAGGGCGTCACCGACTTCTCCGGCGTCACCGTGAAGGCCACCTCCTCCACCCCCGCCACGCCCCTCATCGAGCTGCAGAACGATGTCGCGCGAACGGGCCTCTCCAGTGACGGCTCCACGCCACTCCAGTTCACGCTGGAGGTCCCCGCCGACCAGGAGCGGGTCGACTTCGAGACCGCCGGTGGCACCGGCAACGCCAGCCTCTACGTGAAGGCGCTGGCACCGCCCACCACCAGCAGCAGCGATTGCGCCTCCACCGGCTCGGGCAATGACGAGAGCTGTGGCCTGCTCACCCCGAGGGCCGGAACCTGGCATGGGATTCTCACGGGGACCTTCGAGGGCCTGACGCTGAAGGGCACCTACCGTCCCCTGCCCGCCCCCACGGCCCTGAGCAGTGGGGTCTCCACGACCGTCCGCGCGGACGAATACTTCGCCCTGGAGGTCCCCTCCGCCAATCAAGTGGTGCGCTTCACGCTCACCGGGGGCGCCGCGGACTTCTACGTGAGCCAGAACCGGAGGCCCACGACGACGGAGGCGGACTGCAAGTTCGTTCAATCCCAGGAGACGAACAAGGTCTGCGAGTTCTTCGCGCCCACCGCGGGGAAGTGGTTCGTGTGGGTCCGGGCGCCGTCCAGCACCGTCACGCTGACGGGCACGGCCTACCCGACGCAGGCGCTGACCGACACCACCGTGACGAACATCTCGGGCGACGCGGAAACGAGGTCGTACTACCGGCTCGACGTCCCCGCGGGGAAGACGGAGCTGCGCGTCCGCTTGAGCGGCGCCGGGGCCAATGCCACCTTGAAGGTCCGGGGCAACGCTCCTCCGTCGGAGCAGACCTCCCCTTGCCCCATTCAGAGTGGCGCCGCCCTGTGCCAGCAGTCCTCCCCCGCCCCCGGGACCTACCTGGTCCTGGTCCAGGGCACCGGCCCCTTCTCGGGCGCCAGCCTCGACGCCGTGCTCAATTCTCCCAGCGTGGCGGAGGCCGTCCTGCTGACGGATGGTGTTCCCGTGCGCGTGCAGGGGCGGGCCTACGAGCAGAAGCTGCTCAAGTTCGAGATGCCCGCGGGGGTCTCCAAGGTGGAGTTCGACACCCTCTCCTTCCGACACGACCCCGACTCGGTGATGTCGACGGGGAACCTGGGCTACCTGTACGTCCAGCAAGGGGCGGTCCCGAATCAGTCCAGCACGGCCTGCCAGCTGGGCTGCACCCTCCAGAACCCCGCCGCCGGCACCTGGTATCTGCTCGTGACCGACAGCACGGACCACGACTCGGCCATCCGCGTCACCACCTCGCGGGTCCTCCCCTTCCTCATGAACGACGTCCAGGAGGGTCACCACAACTGGCGGGAGGCGAAGCCCATCATCCGCACCTACAAGCTCGAGGTCCCCGTGGGCGCGGCGGAGCTGATGGTCACGCTCGAGGACGCCACGCAGGTCATCACCGCCATCATGACGGTGAAGCAGGGTGACGGCACCACGGTCTGCAGCCGCAACAGCTACAACCCCGTGTGTCGAATCATCGCGCCCGTCGCCGGCACCTGGACCATCTCGCTCCAGACCAGCGTGAACGCCGTCCTCTGGGCGAGGTATGTCATGAGCCCCGGAGAAGGTGTCCCCTCCCTCACCAATGGCGTGCCGCTGCGGAACATCCAGAAGCAGGCCTCCGTGAACAAGTACCTGTTCTGGAAGCTGGAGGTCCCCGCAGGGCAGGACGTCCTGACGTTCACCCGGTCTGGCGGCGGACCTCAGCTCGCCATCGACTACATGACCGTGCAGAAGGACAGGCGCCCCACGAAGACCGACCACGCGTGCGAGGGAGATACCTGCATCATCACGAACCCGGAGCCAGGCACCTGGTTCGTCGCCCTCCAGCTCTTCAACGACGAGACCCGCGGCCTGCAGGTGACGGGGAGGTATTATCAGACAGGGACTGTCTGGGATTTGCAGCAGGGACAACCCGTCCACGACCTCCTGGGCCTGGCTCAATCCCGCCAGTACTGGAAGATCGATGTCCCCGCGGGCCAGACGTCGCTCACGTTCACCGACAATCACGCGTATGCGACCAAGTATGTGAAATACGGGGCGCTGCCCGGGGGAACGGCGGCCGAGCAGTGCGAGCCCAGCTGCACCATCACCAACCCCTCCGCGGGGAGTTGGTACGTCCTGCTGCAGGGGCACTATCTCTACGACTTCAGCGAAACCAGGCTGAGCGCCGACTACTCGACGACGCCGGATGATGGCGTGCCGCTGCTGACGGACGAGGTGGAGGTCTATCTCCGAGCCGCGAAGGAGACCGCGTTCGACAAGACGTACAAAATCCGCGCGCCGCCCGGCTCGAACGGCCTGCGCGTGACGCTGCGCAGGCCCGTGGAGACGAGCGCCTCCAACTACACGGGCCTCTACGTGCGCAAGGGCGCCGCGCCGACCCCCTCGCAGTACGACTGCTACTACGACGCTCCCTTCTGGAGCTACGGCGCCTGCAACGTCACCGCGGGAGAGGGCATGTACTACGTGCGGGTGGTCCGCCTGGCCCCCAACCAGGAGCTATCGACGGACATGCTGCCGCAGGTCGAATGA